A portion of the Candidatus Methylomirabilota bacterium genome contains these proteins:
- a CDS encoding ABC transporter permease, translated as MAINTPIDLIAAEASEPSAGAAWWAAIRDFARHRTLGAVGAAVVLLMLILAVFAGVLAPYDPVAVDFGAMLAAPSAAHWLGTDAFGRDVLSRLIYGSRTALLVGFGAAMLGATFGAILGVGSAYFGGLVDLYLQRLMDIFLSFPLIILALALVAILGNSIPNVIMAITIPMIPRAALVIRSSALTIREMPYVDAARAAGFGHARIIMRHMLPNVVASYLIMLTAFLSQAILAEASLSFLGLGVQEPTPAWGLMLRGAAVDFAESAPWMALFPGVAISLAVFAFNLFGDSLRDALDPKLRTL; from the coding sequence ATGGCCATCAACACTCCGATCGACCTGATCGCGGCCGAAGCGAGCGAGCCCTCCGCCGGCGCCGCGTGGTGGGCCGCCATCCGCGATTTCGCGCGGCACCGGACGCTCGGGGCGGTGGGAGCGGCGGTGGTGCTGCTCATGCTGATCCTCGCGGTGTTCGCGGGGGTGCTCGCGCCCTACGATCCGGTGGCGGTGGACTTCGGGGCCATGCTGGCCGCCCCCAGCGCCGCGCACTGGCTGGGCACCGACGCCTTCGGCCGTGACGTGCTCTCGCGCCTCATCTACGGGTCGCGCACCGCGCTGCTCGTCGGCTTCGGGGCCGCGATGCTGGGCGCCACCTTCGGGGCCATCCTGGGCGTGGGCAGCGCGTACTTCGGCGGGCTGGTGGACCTGTACCTGCAACGCCTGATGGACATCTTCCTCTCGTTTCCGCTCATCATCCTGGCGCTGGCCCTGGTGGCCATCCTCGGCAACAGCATCCCGAACGTGATCATGGCGATCACGATCCCGATGATCCCGCGCGCCGCGCTCGTGATTCGCTCCTCGGCGCTCACCATCCGCGAGATGCCGTACGTCGACGCGGCCCGCGCCGCCGGCTTCGGTCACGCGCGGATCATCATGCGTCACATGCTGCCGAACGTGGTCGCCTCGTATCTCATCATGCTCACCGCGTTCCTGAGCCAGGCCATCCTGGCCGAGGCGTCGCTGTCGTTCCTGGGGCTGGGCGTGCAGGAGCCGACGCCCGCGTGGGGCCTGATGCTGCGCGGGGCGGCCGTCGATTTCGCGGAGTCCGCGCCCTGGATGGCCCTCTTTCCGGGAGTGGCGATCAGCCTCGCCGTGTTCGCGTTCAATCTCTTCGGCGACTCGCTCCGCGACGCGCTCGATCCCAAGCTTCGCACGCTCTAA
- a CDS encoding ABC transporter permease, producing MWKYLIKRFLLMFPTIVGVAVVTFILIRVIPGDVVELRLAGDRGAASQAAIDAERARFGLDQPIWKQFVTWMTGVARLDFGTSMWTGASIWQEIKLRFALSLQVAIMSTVVAVLLAVPLGILAALKQDTWVDYAVRVFSIAGLACPSFWLGILFILTFLIVFKWLPPMVYTPFWVSPWQNLQQLIWPALAVGYRYSAVATRMTRSAMLEVLREDYVRTARAKGLAQRLILVRHALKNAMLPVLTVIALEFAFLIGGLVVTEQVFNLNGIGLLFVQAVAHRDYTLIQALVMLVAGIFIFANFVMDVMYAWIDPRIRYR from the coding sequence ATGTGGAAATACCTGATCAAGCGCTTCCTGCTCATGTTCCCCACCATCGTGGGGGTGGCGGTCGTCACCTTCATCCTCATCCGGGTCATCCCGGGTGACGTGGTGGAGCTGCGGCTGGCCGGGGACCGGGGCGCCGCGTCCCAGGCCGCCATCGACGCGGAGCGCGCGCGGTTCGGGCTCGACCAGCCGATCTGGAAGCAGTTCGTGACCTGGATGACCGGGGTGGCCCGGCTCGACTTCGGCACCTCGATGTGGACGGGCGCCTCCATCTGGCAGGAGATCAAGCTGCGCTTCGCGCTGTCCCTGCAGGTGGCGATCATGTCGACGGTGGTGGCGGTGCTGCTCGCGGTGCCCCTCGGGATCCTCGCCGCCCTCAAGCAGGACACCTGGGTGGACTACGCGGTCCGCGTCTTCTCGATCGCGGGGCTGGCCTGCCCCTCCTTCTGGCTGGGCATCCTGTTCATCCTGACGTTCCTCATCGTGTTCAAGTGGCTGCCCCCGATGGTCTATACCCCGTTCTGGGTGAGCCCGTGGCAGAACCTCCAGCAGCTCATCTGGCCTGCCCTCGCGGTGGGCTATCGCTACTCGGCGGTGGCCACTCGCATGACCCGCTCCGCCATGCTGGAGGTGCTGCGCGAGGACTACGTGCGCACCGCGCGGGCCAAGGGCCTCGCGCAGCGGCTCATCCTCGTCCGCCACGCGCTGAAGAACGCGATGCTGCCGGTGTTGACGGTGATCGCGCTCGAGTTCGCGTTCCTGATCGGCGGCCTCGTGGTCACCGAGCAGGTCTTCAACCTGAACGGGATCGGGCTGCTCTTCGTCCAGGCGGTGGCCCATCGCGACTACACGCTGATCCAGGCGCTGGTGATGCTGGTGGCCGGCATCTTCATCTTCGCGAACTTCGTGATGGACGTCATGTACGCCTGGATCGACCCGCGGATTCGGTACCGCTAA
- a CDS encoding ABC transporter substrate-binding protein: MAQDKPRSGGELLYVVPSEPPSYDAHAEETFGVIHPIAPHYNLLMRVDPFDKTGTKPVGDLAESWTISKDGLVYTFKLRQGVKFHDGTEMTSKDVKASYDKIIFPPAGVKSLRKESYRSIEVVEAPDPYTVRFRLKYPEASLLLNLCSPWNWIYKADILAKDMHWYEKNIMGTGPFTFVEHVKGSHWVGKKNPNYWDKGKPYLDGYRAMFISSSAAQVAAIRGERAHIQFRGFSPPERDQLVSALGNKITVQESPWDCLNFVSMHHEKKPFDDKRVRRALSLALDRYEASQKLSKITIVKDVGGIQVPGTPYATPPAELEKLAGYGHDINANRAEAKRLLKEAGVPDGFSFTFKNRGIPHPYEPVGIWLVDQWRQIGLNVKIETIEASAYHPMLKRGDFDVAMDFQCGFIVEPDLDLARFISTSDANYGKHKDKMIDELYQKQARAGDIEDRKKIIRQLEKRLLDEETHVIYTLQWHRIIPHNSKVHGWTITPSHYLNNMLDTVWLSE; the protein is encoded by the coding sequence GTGGCACAGGACAAGCCGCGCTCCGGGGGAGAGCTGCTCTACGTGGTGCCGTCGGAGCCGCCCTCCTACGACGCGCACGCCGAGGAGACGTTCGGCGTGATCCATCCGATCGCGCCGCACTACAACCTGCTCATGCGGGTCGATCCGTTCGACAAGACCGGCACCAAGCCGGTCGGCGATCTCGCCGAGTCGTGGACGATCTCCAAGGACGGGCTGGTCTACACCTTCAAGCTGCGGCAGGGCGTGAAGTTCCACGACGGCACCGAGATGACGTCGAAGGACGTGAAGGCCTCCTACGACAAGATCATCTTCCCGCCCGCCGGCGTGAAGTCGCTCCGCAAGGAGTCGTACCGGTCGATCGAGGTGGTGGAGGCGCCGGACCCCTACACGGTGCGCTTCCGGCTGAAGTATCCCGAGGCCTCGCTGCTCCTGAATCTCTGCTCGCCGTGGAACTGGATCTACAAGGCGGACATCCTCGCCAAGGACATGCACTGGTACGAGAAGAACATCATGGGCACCGGGCCCTTCACCTTCGTCGAGCACGTCAAGGGCTCGCACTGGGTGGGCAAGAAGAACCCCAACTACTGGGACAAGGGCAAGCCGTATCTGGACGGGTACCGGGCCATGTTCATCAGCTCGTCGGCCGCGCAGGTGGCGGCCATCCGCGGGGAGCGGGCGCACATCCAGTTCCGCGGGTTCAGCCCGCCGGAGCGTGACCAGCTGGTCTCCGCGCTCGGCAACAAGATCACGGTGCAGGAGAGCCCGTGGGACTGCCTGAACTTCGTCTCGATGCACCACGAGAAGAAGCCGTTCGACGACAAGCGCGTGCGCCGCGCCCTGTCGCTGGCCCTCGACCGCTACGAGGCCTCGCAGAAGCTCTCCAAGATCACCATCGTGAAGGACGTGGGCGGCATCCAGGTGCCGGGCACGCCCTACGCGACGCCGCCCGCCGAGCTGGAGAAGCTCGCCGGCTACGGTCACGACATCAACGCGAACCGGGCCGAGGCCAAACGGCTGCTGAAGGAGGCCGGCGTCCCCGACGGCTTCTCGTTCACCTTCAAGAATCGCGGCATCCCGCATCCCTACGAGCCCGTCGGCATCTGGCTCGTGGACCAGTGGCGGCAGATCGGGCTCAACGTGAAGATCGAGACCATCGAGGCCTCCGCGTATCACCCGATGCTGAAGCGGGGCGACTTCGATGTCGCGATGGACTTCCAGTGCGGCTTCATCGTGGAGCCGGACCTGGACCTGGCGCGCTTCATCAGCACGTCGGACGCCAACTACGGCAAGCACAAGGACAAGATGATCGACGAGCTGTACCAGAAGCAGGCGCGGGCCGGCGACATCGAGGACCGCAAGAAGATCATCCGCCAGCTCGAGAAGCGGCTCCTCGACGAGGAGACGCACGTCATCTACACGCTGCAGTGGCACCGGATCATCCCGCACAACTCGAAGGTCCACGGCTGGACGATCACGCCCAGCCACTATCTGAACAACATGCTCGACACGGTCTGGCTGTCGGAGTAG
- a CDS encoding dipeptide ABC transporter ATP-binding protein — MATPVNRTPQPILEVRNLVKHFQVGGGLFGGAAGTVKAVDGVSFTIHRGETLGLVGESGCGKTTTGRTILRLEQPTSGDVIFEGRNLATLSESELRGLRRRMQVIFQDPYSSLNPRMTVGQIIAEPLSVHGIVPDRAARAARVQELLRHAGLLPMMARRYPHELSGGQRQRVGIARALAMEPSLIICDEPVSALDVSIQAQIINLLEELQAEFGLTYLFVAHDLSVVRHISDRVAVMYLGKIVEITDRKSLYEDPQHPYTKALLSAVPIPDPAVEAKREHVVLGGEVPSPLNPPSGCVFHPRCPIAVAECRTTVPALREIKPDHYAACIRV; from the coding sequence ATGGCGACCCCGGTGAATCGGACGCCGCAGCCGATTCTAGAAGTCAGGAACCTGGTCAAACATTTCCAGGTGGGCGGGGGCCTCTTCGGCGGCGCCGCCGGGACCGTGAAGGCCGTCGACGGGGTGAGCTTCACGATTCATCGCGGCGAGACGCTCGGTCTCGTCGGCGAATCGGGCTGCGGCAAGACCACCACCGGCCGGACCATCCTCCGGCTCGAGCAGCCCACCAGCGGCGACGTGATCTTCGAGGGCCGCAACCTGGCCACCCTGTCCGAGTCGGAGCTCCGCGGCCTGCGCCGGCGGATGCAGGTCATCTTCCAGGACCCGTACAGCTCGCTCAACCCGCGCATGACGGTGGGGCAGATCATCGCGGAGCCACTCAGCGTGCACGGCATCGTGCCGGATCGCGCCGCCCGGGCCGCGCGCGTGCAGGAGCTGCTGCGTCACGCGGGCCTGCTGCCGATGATGGCGCGGCGCTACCCCCACGAGCTGTCCGGCGGGCAGCGCCAGCGGGTCGGGATCGCCCGGGCGCTGGCCATGGAGCCGAGCCTGATCATCTGCGACGAGCCGGTCTCCGCGCTGGACGTGTCGATCCAGGCGCAGATCATCAATCTGCTGGAGGAGCTCCAGGCCGAGTTCGGGCTGACCTACCTGTTCGTGGCCCACGACCTCTCGGTCGTCCGCCACATCTCGGACCGGGTCGCGGTCATGTACCTGGGCAAGATCGTCGAGATCACCGACCGCAAGTCGCTCTACGAGGATCCTCAGCACCCCTACACGAAGGCCCTGCTCTCGGCGGTGCCCATCCCGGACCCCGCGGTGGAGGCCAAGCGGGAGCACGTGGTCCTGGGCGGAGAGGTGCCGAGCCCGCTCAATCCGCCGTCGGGCTGCGTGTTCCATCCGCGCTGCCCGATCGCGGTGGCCGAATGTCGGACCACGGTCCCCGCCTTGCGGGAGATCAAGCCCGACCATTACGCGGCCTGTATCCGAGTATAG
- a CDS encoding ABC transporter ATP-binding protein — MEVLLDVRGLRTHFHTSGGVIRAVDGVSWDVRKGETVALVGESGCGKSVSALSVMRLVSRPAGRIEAGEILFKGRNLLALSEEEMRQVRGREIGMIFQEPMTSLNPVLTVGRQLTEPLEVHLNMNRAESQARAVELLSLVGIPDGARRLRQFPHQFSGGMRQRIMIAMALACNPALILADEPTTALDVTIQAQILELMKSLSRRLGVAILMITHNLGVVARYADRVNVMYAGKIVERATARELYANPRHPYTLGLLRSVPRLDEPRRAKLQPISGQPPDLSRLPAGCSFAPRCAYVIERCRHETPPLDPVTPDHVSACWLARDLPTAAAAASA, encoded by the coding sequence ATGGAGGTCCTCCTCGACGTTCGGGGTCTCCGCACCCACTTCCACACCTCGGGCGGCGTGATCCGCGCGGTGGACGGGGTGTCCTGGGACGTCCGCAAGGGCGAGACGGTCGCTCTCGTGGGGGAGTCAGGCTGCGGCAAGTCGGTGAGCGCGCTCTCGGTGATGCGCCTGGTGTCGCGTCCGGCCGGGCGTATCGAGGCCGGTGAGATCCTGTTCAAGGGCCGCAACCTGCTCGCGCTCAGCGAGGAGGAGATGCGTCAGGTGCGCGGCCGGGAGATCGGGATGATCTTCCAGGAGCCGATGACCTCGCTGAATCCGGTCCTCACCGTCGGCCGACAGCTCACCGAGCCGCTCGAGGTCCACCTCAACATGAATCGCGCCGAGTCCCAGGCGCGGGCGGTCGAGCTGCTGTCGCTGGTCGGCATCCCCGATGGCGCGCGCCGGCTGCGACAGTTCCCGCACCAGTTCAGCGGCGGCATGCGGCAGCGGATCATGATCGCGATGGCGCTGGCCTGCAACCCGGCGCTGATCCTGGCCGACGAGCCCACCACCGCGCTGGACGTGACGATCCAGGCCCAGATCCTGGAGCTGATGAAGAGCCTCTCCCGGCGGCTCGGGGTGGCAATCCTGATGATCACCCACAACCTGGGCGTGGTGGCGCGCTACGCGGACCGGGTCAACGTGATGTACGCGGGCAAGATCGTGGAGCGGGCCACCGCCCGCGAGCTCTACGCCAACCCGCGCCATCCGTACACGCTCGGGCTCCTGCGCTCGGTGCCGCGTCTGGACGAGCCGCGCCGGGCCAAGCTGCAGCCGATCAGCGGACAGCCGCCCGATCTCTCCCGCCTGCCCGCGGGCTGCTCGTTCGCCCCCCGCTGCGCCTACGTGATCGAGCGCTGCCGCCACGAGACGCCGCCGCTCGATCCCGTCACCCCCGACCACGTCTCCGCCTGCTGGCTCGCCCGCGACCTCCCCACCGCCGCCGCGGCCGCCAGCGCCTAG
- a CDS encoding neutral zinc metallopeptidase yields the protein MRWTRGDRSSDIEDRRGASSGMGMRVGGGLGIGGVLILLVLSLVFGQNFFALVDQGGEVSTGPEVAPGPGGAPAGRKGTPAEEQVADFISFVLDDVQNTWTREFAKAGREYQRARLVLFTDATRSGCGFAESAAGPFYCPADSKVYIDLGFYNELRSRFGAPGDFAQAYVLAHEVGHHVQHLLGISDKVHDAQSGGNRQQANALSVRLELQADCLAGVWAHSTNERRLLEEGDVEEGLAAASAVGDDRIQKQMGGRVSPESWTHGSAKQRAGWFRRGLETGRINDCDTFRIALPGVEQQGPGRTR from the coding sequence ATGCGCTGGACGCGAGGGGATCGCAGCTCCGACATCGAGGATCGTCGTGGTGCATCGTCCGGCATGGGCATGCGCGTGGGAGGCGGGCTGGGCATCGGCGGGGTGCTGATCCTGCTGGTGCTGAGCCTGGTGTTCGGTCAGAACTTCTTCGCGCTGGTGGATCAGGGCGGTGAGGTATCGACCGGCCCGGAGGTGGCGCCCGGCCCTGGCGGCGCGCCGGCCGGCCGCAAGGGCACTCCGGCCGAGGAGCAGGTCGCCGACTTCATCTCGTTCGTCCTCGACGACGTGCAGAACACGTGGACCCGCGAGTTCGCCAAGGCGGGACGGGAGTACCAGCGGGCGCGCCTCGTGCTGTTCACCGACGCCACCCGCTCGGGCTGCGGCTTCGCGGAGTCGGCGGCGGGCCCCTTCTACTGCCCGGCCGACAGCAAGGTCTACATCGACCTCGGCTTCTACAACGAGCTGCGCAGTCGCTTCGGGGCGCCCGGCGACTTCGCCCAGGCCTACGTGCTCGCCCACGAGGTGGGCCATCACGTCCAGCACCTGCTGGGCATCTCCGACAAGGTGCACGACGCCCAGAGCGGCGGCAACCGGCAGCAGGCCAACGCGCTGTCGGTGCGGCTCGAGCTGCAGGCCGATTGCCTGGCCGGCGTCTGGGCCCACTCGACCAACGAGCGCCGGCTCCTCGAGGAAGGCGACGTCGAGGAGGGTCTGGCCGCCGCGTCCGCGGTCGGCGACGATCGGATCCAGAAGCAGATGGGGGGCCGGGTGAGCCCGGAGAGCTGGACCCACGGCTCGGCCAAGCAGCGCGCCGGCTGGTTCCGCCGCGGCCTCGAGACCGGCCGGATCAACGACTGCGACACGTTCAGGATCGCGCTGCCCGGGGTGGAGCAGCAGGGCCCGGGGCGCACGCGCTAG
- a CDS encoding 2-aminoethylphosphonate--pyruvate transaminase, translating to MDDQPREPFLLTPGPLTTSRATKEAMLRDWGSRDGAFVAMNARVRRRLLELVHGDGSHVCVPLQGSGTFIVEAMIGTLLPPRGKLLVLVNGAYGRRIVRMCEYYRRACEAVETAEDQPADPTALEARLARDPAISHVAVVQCETTSGVLNPVEEIAAVTARAGRRLLIDAMSAFGALPLDARRIAFDAVVASANKCLEGAPGLGFAIVRREALEEARGQAPSLSLDLHDQWIAMEKNGQWRFTPPTHVIAALDAALEQHAAEGGVEGRGRRYRGNCALLVAGLRGLGFETLLPDRLQAPIIVTVRMPADPRFHFETFYERLGQRGFLIYPGKLTVADSFRIGCIGALGEAEMRGVLRAITEVIAELGVTSCAPAGA from the coding sequence ATGGACGACCAGCCGCGCGAGCCGTTTCTGCTGACGCCGGGACCGCTCACCACGTCGCGGGCCACCAAGGAGGCCATGCTCCGCGACTGGGGCTCCCGGGACGGGGCGTTCGTCGCCATGAACGCGCGGGTGCGCCGACGGCTGCTCGAGCTGGTGCACGGTGACGGCAGCCACGTCTGCGTCCCGCTGCAGGGCAGCGGGACGTTCATCGTCGAGGCCATGATCGGCACGTTGCTGCCGCCGCGCGGCAAGCTGCTCGTGCTGGTCAACGGGGCCTACGGTCGTCGGATCGTCCGCATGTGCGAGTACTACCGCCGCGCCTGCGAGGCGGTGGAGACCGCGGAGGACCAGCCGGCCGATCCGACCGCGCTCGAGGCGAGGCTCGCCCGCGATCCGGCGATCAGCCACGTCGCGGTGGTGCAGTGCGAGACGACCTCGGGCGTGCTGAACCCGGTCGAGGAGATCGCGGCGGTGACCGCTCGGGCGGGCCGGCGCCTGCTCATCGACGCGATGAGCGCCTTCGGCGCGCTGCCGCTCGACGCGCGGCGGATCGCCTTCGACGCGGTGGTGGCCTCGGCCAACAAGTGCCTCGAGGGCGCGCCGGGGCTGGGCTTCGCCATCGTGCGCCGGGAGGCGCTGGAGGAGGCGCGGGGGCAGGCGCCGTCGCTGAGCCTCGATCTCCACGACCAGTGGATCGCGATGGAGAAGAACGGGCAGTGGCGCTTCACCCCGCCCACCCACGTGATCGCGGCCCTCGACGCCGCCCTCGAGCAGCACGCAGCCGAGGGCGGCGTCGAGGGCCGCGGCCGCCGCTATCGCGGCAACTGCGCGCTGCTCGTGGCCGGCCTTCGCGGCCTCGGCTTCGAGACCTTGCTGCCGGACCGGCTGCAGGCGCCGATCATCGTGACGGTGCGCATGCCGGCCGATCCCAGATTCCACTTCGAGACGTTCTACGAGCGCCTCGGCCAGCGGGGCTTCCTGATCTACCCGGGCAAGCTCACGGTGGCCGACAGCTTCCGCATCGGCTGCATCGGCGCGCTCGGCGAGGCCGAGATGCGCGGGGTGCTCCGAGCCATCACGGAGGTCATCGCCGAGCTCGGGGTGACCTCCTGCGCGCCCGCGGGGGCCTGA